In Phaeobacter gallaeciensis DSM 26640, a genomic segment contains:
- a CDS encoding glutamine synthetase family protein, whose product MSAWLDTLPDAAKTYLEGRRLDEVECIISDLPGIARGKAVPASKFAKQDYFHLPDSIFYQTITGDWAEAADDDGWIEKDMILKPDMSTATAAPWTGDWTLQVIHDAYDRDHKPIPFSPRNVLKRVVQLYHDRGWDPVVAPEMEFFLVARNTDPARGIEPMMGRSGRPAAARQAYSMTAVDEFGPVIDDIYDFAEHQGFEIDGITQEGGAGQLEINLRHGDPVKLADEVFYFKRLIREAALRHDCFATFMAKPIADEPGSAMHIHHSIIDMESGDNIFSGPQGGETDAFYHFIGGLQNHLPAGLAVMAPYVNSYRRYVKEQAAPINLEWARDNRTTGIRVPLSGPEARRVENRIAGMDCNPYLGIALSLACGYLGLTREERPRKQFKGDAYAGDGDIPQVMGQALDLFEEATDLHEVLGPEFARVYSIVKRAEYDEFLQVISPWEREHLLLNV is encoded by the coding sequence ATGTCAGCCTGGCTCGACACGCTTCCCGATGCAGCAAAAACCTATCTGGAGGGCCGTCGTCTCGACGAGGTTGAATGCATCATCTCGGACCTGCCGGGCATCGCCCGGGGCAAGGCGGTGCCAGCATCCAAATTTGCCAAGCAGGACTATTTCCACCTGCCCGACAGCATCTTCTATCAAACCATCACCGGCGACTGGGCCGAGGCAGCGGACGACGATGGCTGGATCGAAAAGGACATGATCCTGAAACCGGACATGTCCACCGCCACCGCCGCCCCCTGGACCGGTGACTGGACGCTGCAAGTCATTCACGACGCCTATGACCGTGACCACAAGCCAATCCCCTTCAGCCCGCGCAACGTGCTGAAACGGGTGGTGCAGCTCTATCATGATCGCGGCTGGGATCCGGTTGTGGCCCCAGAGATGGAGTTCTTTCTGGTCGCCCGTAACACCGATCCTGCCCGTGGGATCGAACCGATGATGGGCCGCTCCGGCCGTCCTGCCGCCGCCCGACAGGCCTATTCCATGACCGCAGTGGATGAATTCGGGCCAGTGATCGACGATATCTATGATTTCGCCGAACATCAGGGGTTTGAGATTGACGGCATCACCCAGGAAGGCGGCGCCGGGCAGTTGGAAATCAACCTGCGCCACGGCGATCCGGTGAAACTGGCCGATGAGGTCTTCTACTTCAAACGGCTGATCCGCGAGGCCGCGCTGCGCCACGATTGTTTTGCCACTTTCATGGCCAAGCCCATTGCCGACGAACCCGGCTCTGCCATGCATATCCACCATTCGATCATCGACATGGAGAGCGGCGACAATATCTTCTCCGGTCCGCAGGGTGGTGAGACGGATGCGTTTTATCACTTCATCGGCGGGTTGCAGAACCACCTGCCCGCCGGTCTCGCGGTGATGGCGCCTTATGTGAATTCCTATCGCCGCTACGTGAAGGAACAGGCCGCCCCGATCAATCTGGAATGGGCCCGCGACAATCGCACCACCGGCATCCGGGTCCCCCTCTCCGGCCCCGAAGCACGGCGCGTGGAAAACCGCATCGCAGGCATGGACTGCAACCCCTATCTGGGCATCGCGCTGTCCCTGGCCTGTGGTTATCTCGGTCTCACCCGTGAGGAACGCCCCCGCAAGCAATTCAAGGGAGACGCCTACGCCGGCGACGGCGATATCCCACAGGTCATGGGTCAGGCGCTGGATCTCTTTGAGGAAGCCACAGACCTGCATGAGGTGCTGGGGCCGGAGTTCGCCCGCGTCTATTCCATCGTGAAACGCGCCGAATATGACGAGTTCCTGCAGGTGATCTCCCCCTGGGAGCGTGAGCACCTGCTACTCAACGTCTAA